A stretch of Synechococcus sp. WH 8020 DNA encodes these proteins:
- a CDS encoding TVP38/TMEM64 family protein, whose protein sequence is MQRLRKIIGISTVVALAIVLLHLAHTHALEPLRAQVESMGVWAPLGIVALRGISILLPALPSSVYSLLAGALLGFETGLITIYITDLVFCQIAFLVAKRYGQEPVKKLVGEKASQRIQNFNQSQLEGNPFFLTGLLMTGLFDFVSYAAGLSGTKWKVFTTALVVSVTLSDLPIVALGAGVFNGGKLMLIIASLGVFALAIIAGMVKKYQKKGSKEP, encoded by the coding sequence GTGCAGCGACTACGCAAAATCATTGGGATCAGCACTGTTGTTGCCCTTGCCATTGTTCTTCTCCATCTCGCACACACCCATGCCCTTGAACCCCTGCGCGCGCAGGTTGAGAGCATGGGTGTATGGGCACCACTTGGAATCGTTGCACTTAGGGGAATCAGCATTCTCCTTCCAGCCTTGCCGAGTTCGGTGTATTCACTGCTTGCCGGGGCACTCCTAGGGTTTGAAACAGGCCTCATCACCATCTATATAACTGATTTAGTGTTTTGCCAGATCGCATTTCTTGTCGCAAAACGGTACGGGCAGGAGCCAGTCAAAAAACTCGTAGGCGAAAAAGCAAGCCAACGAATTCAGAACTTTAATCAATCACAACTCGAAGGAAATCCCTTTTTCCTAACGGGACTATTGATGACTGGTTTGTTTGATTTTGTGAGCTATGCAGCTGGCCTTAGCGGAACAAAATGGAAGGTATTTACTACAGCACTTGTTGTCAGCGTCACCCTAAGTGACCTACCAATCGTAGCTCTAGGAGCTGGGGTCTTTAACGGTGGTAAATTAATGCTTATTATCGCTTCTCTAGGCGTCTTCGCACTGGCAATTATTGCTGGAATGGTAAAAAAATATCAAAAAAAAGGCTCTAAAGAGCCGTAA